One part of the Ranitomeya imitator isolate aRanImi1 chromosome 10, aRanImi1.pri, whole genome shotgun sequence genome encodes these proteins:
- the LOC138652180 gene encoding potassium-transporting ATPase alpha chain 2-like, which produces MQDLRKAIEEERTNIPQATINNLIKSMQRRCFAGREEPSDIYSIPMNEKPEKQKTKNNIFSGIKGKKNAKKVENLKKELEITEHKLSIEELQKKYSVDIKQGLSTSAAQEILARDGPNKLSPPKGTPEIVKFLMLMGGGFAIVFWIASGLCFLAYGLQAAQDPTVSKDNLWLAIILIAVVVLTALFAYYQEAKSTNIMAGFKNMVPQQALVLRDGKRIEMLAENLVPGDIVFIKGGDKIPADIRIFESHGCKVDNSSLTGESEAQPRGMECTDDNPLETRNLGFFSTTCLEGTASGIAINTGDRTVIGRIASLASQVGNQKTPIALEIEHFVHLISGLAVGVGVVFFIISICMGYSPLDAIIFCIGIVVAYVPEGLLATVTVCLSLTAKRMAKKNCLVKNLEAVETLGSTSVICSDKTGTLTQNRMTVSHMWFDNLIHNADTSEEQTGEKFDQSSPTWESLAKIATLCNRAEFCADQEEVLINKRSVNGDASEAALLKFTENALGKVMNIRDRNEKVLEIPFNSSNKYQVSIHKPEDPAEKGYLLVMKGAPERILDRCSTIMIGGEELPLDDDMKEKFQEAYMEMGSMGERVLGFCHLVLPASMYGPGYPFDAESGNFPLDKLCFVGLISMIDPPRTTVPDAVMKCRSSGIKVIMVTGDHPITAKAIAKSVGIISSSSETVEDIAKRLGIPTEKVNPRDACTIVVTGGELSDMSSDELDNILRYHTEIVFARTSPQQKLLIVEGCQRLGNIVAVTGDGVNDSPALKKADIGIAMGIAGSDAAKHAADMILLDDNFASIVTGVEEGRLIFDNLKKSISYTVTKNIPEMIPFMVYVIISCPLPIGTITILFIELGTDIIPSIALAYEKAENDIMLRKPRNPYKDRLVNMNLLSYSYFHIAAMEGFSGFVNYFTVLAEQGFLPATVLGLRVQWEKKTNNELEDSYGQEWTYVQRLNQEWYCYSAFFISIVVCQMMNTIIRKTRRNTLLTPRFFKNKIIFVGVLSQIAIGVILCYVPGLNEALHFMPIRIQYWFVGIEYTVLILVYDEIRRLLIRKFPDSWVDKELYY; this is translated from the exons GGTTTGAGCACATCAGCTGCTCAGGAAATTTTAGCCCGAGATGGACCTAACAAACTCTCACCTCCAAAAGGAACCCCtgaaattgtgaaatttttgaTGCTCATGGGCGGAGGATTCGCCATTGTCTTTTGGATTGCGTCTGGATTGTGCTTTCTGGCATATGGGCTTCAAGCTGCCCAAGACCCTACGGTTTCTAAAGATAAT CTCTGGTTGGCGATCATCCTGATTGCAGTGGTTGTGTTGACGGCCCTCTTTGCATATTATCAAGAAGCCAAAAGTACCAACATTATGGCTGGCTTTAAGAATATGGTGCCTCAG CAAGCTTTGGTTCTTCGAGATGGGAAACGTATCGAGATGCTAGCGGAGAACCTTGTTCCCGGGGACATCGTCTTTATTAAAGGAGGCGATAAAATCCCGGCTGACATACGTATATTTGAGAGTCATGGTTGCAAG GTTGACAACTCATCCCTCACCGGTGAATCAGAAGCACAACCTCGTGGCATGGAATGTACCGATGATAACCCTCTAGAGACAAGAAATTTGGGCTTCTTTTCTACAACCTGCTTGGAAG GGACAGCGTCTGGTATAGCAATTAACACAGGTGACCGTACAGTCATTGGGCGTATTGCATCACTGGCCTCACAAGTTGGTAACCAGAAGACACCCATTGCCTTGGAGATCGAGCACTTTGTGCACTTGATCAGTGGTCTTGCAGTAGGCGTTGGCGTAGTTTTCTTCATTATTTCCATCTGCATGGGATATAGTCCCCTCGATGCTATAATATTCTGCATTGGCATCGTGGTAGCTTATGTGCCTGAAGGACTACTAGCAACTGTAACA GTTTGCCTGTCCTTGACTGCAAAGCGCATGGCAAAGAAGAATTGTCTGGTAAAGAACCTGGAAGCTGTGGAGACTCTGGGGTCCACCTCAGTCATCTGCTCTGACAAAACTGGGACCCTAACCCAGAACCGGATGACTGTGTCACATATGTGGTTTGACAATCTCATCCACAATGCAGATACCAGTGAAGAACAGACAG GTGAAAAGTTTGATCAAAGCTCCCCAACTTGGGAATCACTGGCTAAAATTGCCACCCTGTGTAACCGAGCTGAATTCTGTGCTGATCAAGAAGAAGTTCTCATCAACAAG AGGTCAGTCAATGGAGATGCCTCAGAAGCAGCTTTACTGAAATTTACAGAGAATGCACTTGGAAAAGTCATGAATATTAGGGATCGAAATGAGAAAGTATTGGAAATCCCATTTAATTCGAGCAACAAGTACCAG GTCTCTATTCATAAACCAGAGGATCCTGCAGAGAAGGGTTATTTGTTAGTGATGAAAGGGGCCCCAGAACGAATTTTGGATAGATGTTCTACCATTATGATTGGAGGGGAGGAATTGCCATTGGACGATGATATGAAGGAGAAGTTTCAAGAAGCGTACATGGAGATGGGGAGTATGGGAGAGAGAGTTCTTG GTTTTTGTCATCTGGTGCTTCCTGCCTCCATGTATGGCCCTGGTTACCCATTTGATGCTGAAAGCGGAAATTTTCCTCTAGATAAATTATGCTTTGTTGGCCTCATTTCTATGATTGACCCACCTCGTACCACTGTTCCCGATGCAGTCATGAAGTGTCGTAGTTCCGGCATTAAG GTTATTATGGTAACAGGAGATCATCCAATCACGGCCAAAGCAATTGCCAAAAGTGTCGGGATTATCTCAAGTTCTAGCGAGACTGTAGAGGATATTGCCAAAAGATTAGGAATCCCTACTGAAAAAGTAAATCCTAG AGATGCCTGCACCATTGTGGTAACTGGAGGTGAACTCAGTGACATGAGCTCTGATGAACTGGATAACATCTTGAGATATCACACAGAGATTGTGTTTGCCCGGACCTCACCCCAACAGAAACTTCTCATTGTCGAAGGATGTCAGAGATTG GGTAACATTGTGGCAGTGACTGGGGATGGTGTTAATGACTCCCCTGCATTGAAGAAAGCCGATATTGGTATTGCGATGGGAATTGCTGGTTCTGATGCTGCTAAACACGCCGCCGACATGATTCTCCTGGATGATAACTTTGCTTCTATTGTGACCGGAGTGGAAGAAG GACGCTTGATATTTGACAACTTGAAGAAGTCCATTTCATACACCGTGACCAAGAACATTCCGGAGATGATTCCTTTTATGGTCTACGTGATCATCAGTTGCCCCTTGCCCATCGGAACCATCACCATCCTCTTCATAGAATTGGGAACCGACATT ATTCCTTCCATAGCTTTAGCGTATGAGAAAGCTGAAAATGATATCATGCTCAGAAAACCACGTAACCCATACAAAGACCGACTGGTGAACATGAATTTACTGTCATATTCCTACTTTCACATAG CTGCAATGGAAGGATTTTCGGGGTTTGTGAACTATTTCACTGTCTTGGCTGAACAAGGTTTCCTACCAGCTACAGTACTTGGACTCCGAGTCCAGTGGGAAAAGAAAACCAACAATGAGCTGGAGGACAGTTATGGGCAGGAATGG ACCTACGTCCAGCGTCTCAACCAGGAGTGGTACTGCTACTCTGCTTTCTTTATCAGTATTGTGGTCTGCCAGATGATGAACACAATTATCAGAAAAACAAGAAGGAACACTCTGCTTACTCCTAGGTTCTTCAA GAACAAGATCATCTTCGTAGGTGTACTCTCGCAAATTGCCATTGGCGTAATCCTCTGTTATGTTCCTGGGTTAAATGAAGCTTTACACTTTATGCCCATTCG AATCCAATACTGGTTTGTAGGAATTGAGTACACAGTTCTTATCTTAGTTTATGATGAAATCCGAAGGCTTCTCATAAGAAAATTTCCTGACA GTTGGGTGGATAAAGAGCTGTATTACTGA